In one window of Falco biarmicus isolate bFalBia1 chromosome 16, bFalBia1.pri, whole genome shotgun sequence DNA:
- the SARS1 gene encoding serine--tRNA ligase, cytoplasmic, with amino-acid sequence MVLDLDLFRADKGGDPAMVRDMQRKRFKDPALVDALVRADGAWRRCRFRADNLNKLKNLCSKTIGDKMKKKEPVGTDESVPENVQNLDELTADVLGALQVSQIKKVRLLIDEAILKCDAERVRLEAERFESLREIGNLLHPSVPISNDEDVDNKVERVWGDCSCRKKYSHVDLVVMVDGYEGEKGAIVAGSRGYFLKGPLVFLEQALIQYALQSLRAKGYTPVYTPFFMRKEVMQEVAQLSQFDEELYKVIGKGSEKADDSSIDEKYLIATSEQPIAALHRDEWLKPEDLPIKYAGLSTCFRQEVGSHGRDTRGIFRVHQFEKIEQFVYASPHDNKSWEMFEEMIATAEEFYQSLGIPYHIVNIVSGSLNHAASKKLDLEAWFPGSGAFRELVSCSNCTDYQARRLRIRYGQTKKMMDKVEFVHMLNATMCATTRTICAILENYQTEEGVRIPEKLQDFMPPDLRELIPFVKAAPIEQELSKKQKKQQEGGKKKPAGGSERALEEQMQNMGVNSA; translated from the exons ATGGTGCTGGACCTGGACCTGTTCCGCGCCGACAAGGGCGGGGACCCCGCCATGGTGCGGGACATGCAGCGCAAACGCTTCAAGGACCCGGCGCTGGTGGACGCGCTGGTGCGGGCCGACGGCGCCTGGCGGAGGT GCAGGTTTCGTGCCGATAACTTGAACAAACTGAAGAACTTGTGCAGCAAAACAATTGGAGACAAGATGAAG aaaaaagagCCAGTGGGCACAGACGAGTCTGTACCAGAGAACGTGCAAAACCTCGACGAGCTCACAGCCGACGTCCTGGGG GCTTTGCAGGTGTCCCAGATAAAGAAAGTCCGTCTCCTCATTGACGAAGCCATCCTCAAATGCGATGCTGAGCGTGTGAGGCTGGAGGCAGAACGTTTCGAGAGCCTCCGGGAGATCGGGAACCTCCTCCACCCCTCGGTGCCCATAAGCAACGATGAG GACGTGGACAACAAGGTGGAGCGGGTCTGGGGtgactgcagctgcaggaagaagtATTCCCACGTGGACCTGGTGGTGATGGTGGATGGTTACGAGGGAGAGAAGGGGGCCATTGTCGCGGGCAGCCGGGGCTACTTCCTAAAG GGTCCCCTGGTGTTCCTGGAGCAGGCCCTGATCCAGTACGCCCTGCAGAGCCTCCGCGCCAAGGGCTACACTCCCGTCTACACCCCCTTCTTCATGCGGAAGGAGGTGATGCAGGAGGTGGCCCAGCTCAGCCAGTTTGACGAGGAGCTCTACAAG GTGATCGGCAAAGGCAGCGAGAAAGCTGACGACAGTTCCATCGACGAGAAGTACCTGATCGCCACCTCGGAGCAGCCCATTGCCGCCCTGCACCGCGACGAGTGGCTGAAGCCGGAGGATCTGCCCATCAAGTACGCGGGGCTGTCGACCTGCTTCCGTCAGGAGGTGGGCTCGCACGGCCGCGACACCCGCGGCATCTTCCGTGTCCACCAGTTCGAGAAG ATCGAGCAGTTCGTCTACGCCTCGCCCCACGACAACAAGTCGTGGGAGATGTTTGAGGAGATGATAGCCACGGCGGAGGAGTTCTACCAGTCCCTGGGCATCCCCTACCACATCGTCAACATCGTCTCGG GCTCCCTCAACCATGCTGCCAGTAAGAAGCTGGACCTGGAGGCCTGGTTCCCTGGTTCTGGCGCTTTCCGCGAGCTTGTGTCCTGCTCCAACTGCACTGACTACCAGGCACGCCGCCTGCGCATCCGCTACGGGCAGACCAAGAAGATGATGGACAAG GTGGAGTTCGTGCACATGCTGAACGCCACGATGTGTGCCACCACCCGCACCATCTGCGCCATCCTGGAGAACTACCAGACGGAGGAGGGCGTCCGCATCCCGGAGAAGCTCCAAGACTTCATGCCCCCAG ACCTCCGGGAGCTGATCCCCTTCGTGAAGGCGGCGCCCATCGAGCAGGAGCTCTCCaagaagcaaaagaagcagcaggaggggggCAAGAAGAAGCCGGCGGGGGGAAGCGAGCGGGCGCTGGAGGAGCAGATGCAGAACATGGGGGTCAACAGCGCCTGA